In Capsicum annuum cultivar UCD-10X-F1 unplaced genomic scaffold, UCD10Xv1.1 ctg82408, whole genome shotgun sequence, the genomic window TTAAGCAGTAAATTCAAATTAGTTGATACCTCAAAACGCATATTAGATAATGAGTGAAAAATTAAAAAAcgcttaattaatattttcttaaaggaATTAAGTACAAATACATATTGAACAATTACAAGAAAACAAGGGGAGGATATTACTCCTTCCATTTATCTTCTACTACTTTAAGTCTATtacatatcaaattaaataaGATTTTGCCCAACTAGACATTagacaagtttttttttttccacaTACATATTATTAAGATAGAGAACAAGCTTATAATGGTCTTCTTCAGACTCTAAAGGACACAAGATTAGTGTCCAGTTCCTCAGGTATTGGCCTTTGATTTGGGAACTTTGGAAGTAGGCTAGCAATGCGTTTGGCTGTCTCAAGGTACTTTACATACTTGCAAATAAGGCCTTCTTTGTTATTAGTGCATCCTTCTTTTGTGTCACCATGGCAACTACCACCACCTAGGTTCAACTCCTTCATCATTGGTGAGCCACAAAAGTTGCAATTGTGATCCCTCCCTCCCATAAGAGCCTCCTTCAGAGCTCTCTTCTTAAATGTCCAAGCACCACTCCTCCAATTGAAATGGTACAAAGGAAGGAACCTTTGTCCATATATGGATATGAATTCTAGTGCTGCTAGAATGAACTCAAATTCTTCCTTGGACATGTAGTAGGGAAAGCTTATCCTGGTCCATCCAGGCTTCACTCCCGTAAATCCCTGCATAAGTCAAACAACAATTATCAGGTCAGCTAAAAGATATTACATATAGTAATCATCTATGAAATGTAAGATCAGTAACCTAGAAAATAAGGCATGTTACCTGTGATGACATGTTAAAATATATTGTCTACATATATTGTGTCATCTTTAGTTGGTTCAAACTGTATACTACATTTCAATATTAA contains:
- the LOC124895468 gene encoding uncharacterized protein LOC124895468, whose translation is MEHTYIELALQRLLPNPNIWILGNVTAKRQAVLSFLIYTTTYSSSSDGNGEDNELYLWRETGNKRDKPLHGPFVAKLLNDLFGIQARGGCACAGPYGHKLLKVDEPHSLAFKDAIEMGFTGVKPGWTRISFPYYMSKEEFEFILAALEFISIYGQRFLPLYHFNWRSGAWTFKKRALKEALMGGRDHNCNFCGSPMMKELNLGGGSCHGDTKEGCTNNKEGLICKYVKYLETAKRIASLLPKFPNQRPIPEELDTNLVSFRV